Genomic DNA from Chanos chanos chromosome 6, fChaCha1.1, whole genome shotgun sequence:
agtagtagtagtagtagtagtagcagtagtagtagtagcagtagtagtagtagtagtagtagtagtaacactagtagtaataataataatagcatcGTCACTGGTGAGAGAAAATCTGGGAAAATATCAACCAACCATTCATTTAGCTTTTTTCTAGTTTATCACAAATGATTTACAAATAATCtacaatgaaacagaaaaaataaagagaaaaatattttcagtctaAGGGAGAAAGATCATCTTCACTTTAAGCGCTCTGCAGGTGTTTCTCAGGGAGCGCGCTGctttaaaagtttattttaaggGTCTGTGGATTGCAAGAGTCTATGACCCTCCGCAGACATATTCCGAGTCACAGTTTCACAGTTCTGGGTATGGGCCCAATCCAGTCTTCTCTCCATTGGCAACAGAGCCCAGCAGGGGGCTGAACAGCTGAGTGTGGGGGAGGCACGCTGGACCGGGTGTCAGTaccacacacacttcccatgaTGCGCTTTCACATGGGCTTTTACATATGTCCtccagagggggaaaaaaaggaagctgGAGGTGGCATGCCAATGCATCAGGTTGTTTACAAGAATAACATGGAGGAGTTTAGTGCATGGGaaatggcaaaacaaaaaaaaaaatctataatcCTTTCACTTTCAGAGGGAATGTGATATTCCACGAGGGCAGGTGTACCATTTTATGGTTAGGACAGAGTGACAAATCCCCCacagtttctgtctttgtcagCAAAACTAGTCAACTTATAGTGGCAAAACAGGAAGCAGTGAAGAGCAATCTACTGTCCACTTCAAATACCTGCAGTTCATGaggaaatggaaaacaaattgTCTTTCAGTTTGTGCCACAGCTGCAAAAGGCTTCCATTAAACAATCAGAAGACATCAAACATTTCAGTGACTTCAAGAAGACAGTAAAGTATGACAAAAGAGAACTCTGCGGcaatctctcatctctctttgtaCAGTCTTTCTTTTTGCAGCATAGTCAGAATTAAATATCCagtcaagtaaaaaaaaacggTTCACTATTTCCCCCACCACTTTTTCTTtccagtctttctttttctatgcTTTTGAACACATGACATTTACTTCTTAAAATCCCAACATTTTGTTAGTTgccctttcaaaaaaaaaaaaaaagaattagaattagattaaaagagggaaaaaacatcaaaacccTTTGTTTTATGCAATGGGATGACAACATGCTGTCTGTATGTCAACAAAAAGAACCAAGTAGGAACGCTGATATTTCATATCATAACACATTGACCTCTTGCTATCGCCTTTGTCAGGTTTCAGTCGGCTTAATATGAAGAGTTAAGAATTTATTGAGAATTTTGAAATAACAGCCAACAGAAGCACAACAGAAAACTTTTCAGAATCATTAATACAGAATGTCAAAGGAGATTAAGTAAAGATGCTGAAAAAAGTCCCACATCAGTTTACTCTCAAAGTGGAATGTGctcactttttattttctgcttATTTCTTCTGTGAGTGTCAGCAAAGCGCTGAATAAATATGCCTAAACTATACAATTCTAGCTAGCCTCAGAATCACTCTTTAAAGTCACTGTGCAAATCAAGACTGGTTTCGATAATTCTTTTTTCCAGCATTAAAAATTTTATTCTGATGGGTGCCACTACGTCTGATGAACTAGTTGTGTATGCCATCTACACACTGTAATgggaaaacaattaaaatatttatgacacTATGGCAAGATTTCCAGTATTTATCCAAGTAAACCAATGGGTCATATTCATGTCAGCACAGTAGCTGTCAGCAGCAGCACAATAATAAGCACCTTGATGTTTCAATGATCTCCGTTATCACCAGGTATAAAGTGACTTCCTTGTCAAATTGATGGTTtctggaaacagagagaagaagcaCCGAGCTATTAACCTTACAGGTGCCTTTCGTACCTTTGGACTTTCCTGTGCTTAAACTGTggtgcttttaaaaaaatgtaacaatggAATCTGGAACAATGACATAACCTAGGATTTGAGAACGGCAAGAGCAAAGACCTCCAGAGCTGGTTTATTTGGAGAAATAAATAAGTGGGGAAAGCTCGCATGGCAAAATTGGAAGTGACATAAATTggaagtgatgtcataaaaATCATGATTGCTTTATGACACATaaccaatacaaaaaaaaaaaactcaatgaAATAAGAACATGCATTTTGTTGTTTCAGATAAGGAGATTATTCATATTACCGCTAAGGAATTAATCTGTAATTTGATATGCCTGCATAAAACTGTCTACAATATCCTGCCCTCAGGTCATCTATGATATCTGTAGTCTTCCAGTGCGTCCAGAGGACATCTGAGATGCTATGTTAAAATATGACGGAGACACTGtggggtctgtctgtgtgtgggagtagGTTGCAGCCCTTAGCAGTGACCCCTAGCAGTTGGCGCAGAAAGAATAATGTATCATGACAGCAGTAAGAGTGGTAGCCACTGTGACTGAGGGACtaacacagctcagagtcaacatggacaaaaaatatatatgtgtatatatatatgtacatgcgtgtatatgcatataaatatgtaaatatatatatgtgtgtgtgtgtgtgtatgtgtatttgtatataaacatacagatgatttggtttgttttcatgtgtgtggatttatgtatttatttatttatttatttatttataaatgatacatacacaaacatgaaaacaaaccaaatcatcTCATGTTTGAAATACTGCAAAagcacagacaagcacacactaTCTTaaagaatatataaataatcCTGGAGTCCTGTCTACATACACTACATGTATATCAAAGGAATCTCGGTATTTATGACACATGATGCATAATCtaacaatgataataaaaacaaatattaaataaaacaaataaaaccaggTAATAAACTCATGACTGAAAGGCagttcagcatcactgtcaAACTGCCATGAACGAGGACacgtgaggggaaaaaaatgcatttgacacAGATTCACGGTTAAAATGCAACACCGCCCCCAATACTGATTAGCGTGTTTCTCCTGAGATGTCCCTTTGATAATTAAGGCTGTTTAAAGCTGATAGTAAAGACTGTGAGCCACTGAGAGCAGAACAAACAACCTGCTAAAGACAttcatggaaaaaataaataataggaaggaaagaaagaccaAAAGAGGCTCTAGAAAGCCCTTTGCTTTCATAATCCCCTGCTGGAACCAATCAGTGCTTGGAAGAAACCCCTTACTGCTCCTCCTCTGTAACTCCATGCCTGCCTGTTTATAAAGCggagtgggagagaggaagagagggagagagggagacagagagtgtgagagagagagaggcacacgAGCAGGAGCTGTTAGACAGAGCAactgaaaaggaggaaaagagagaaaaacacagagaaagcagcCAAGTAAACAGGGAAAAGAATGAGGGAGGAACAGAGGCTTAACAAGAGGGAGGATTAAACGAAAGTTTCTGAGTTGGGAGAACTGCCAGATCCAGTTAAAAGGCAGAGCCTGACAGTGGCTCCTGACGACACATGGATATAAGAGACTATGGAAACTACTGGACCAAGAGGAAGCAAAGATAAGTCAATTTAGTTTGGGACTGATGTTGACAGAGTGATATCAAAAGATGGAGACTTCTTGTGGAATAAAGGGATGACAGCTGCCTTTAGTGCTCCTCTGTTTAACAACCAGAGCCCTTACCAAACAGCTAAAGGATAAAAACggtttgtttgttcagtccAGGCTTCTTtcaactgctgtgtgtgtgtgtgtgtgtgtgtgtgacaactTGCACATCTGGTCAGCTGAGTGCTTGACTGTGTTAACCGAGCTGGACAGAATGCTGACTTTCTTGAAAATCTTGCCCATGTCTGCAGCACCCAAGATTTGCTCATGTCTGCAGACCTAAGAGTTGATTTAAAACTTGCTCTCTCCAACATTAACATCACCACTGCAAAAGGACTGAGTGGAGGAAAGTGACATCTGCCTCAGGCATGGGGCAGGACTGGCTGCTTTCCATCGGTTATTCCTGAAAGCCTACAACCCCAGGGTGATTTTCTCGTCTGAAACGACATAGCTCACTTCAGCACTCAGCATCCACGTGCTGCAGATACTTAGAACTGCAACCAGTCTAAAAAGCTGATGGACACAGGCTGAAGAGTATCTGTGGACAACTTGTAGGTGAGGTGTacacttttttattattcttaaagcaaataaaatagGTTTTGTCTCAAACAGTACACTCTAAACTAAATCAAGAACAAAACTTTGCTTGAAGCTGCAATAACATTATTTCGACAAAACCTTGAAGAATACATCATGTATTGAACTTGGGCTTGAGTACATTAACTGATTGACTTACTTCCGTATTTTGTTGCCCAGCACTTCTTGTGGAAGACATTTCAACAGAAATAAGAGGATGCTTTAGCTCACATCTTGCTGTCCTATATGAACCTGCTTTAAGAACAGGACACACAGCGTGTTGACTTCTGCCACAGTGCACTCTGGCTACTTTGCCATTCCCCAGCAGCATCCTGACAGCACAATGCTGTGCACTCAGGGTGTGGCCACCCTTCTGATTCTGATTTCCCTTCTGCTGCAATTGGCTAGGGCAAATCTCCCACCAGGCTGCTTGTCTGCATCTGACATCCTAAGCTGCAGCTCTCTGGGCCTAGAGCACATACCAGTCGAGTTGCCTGTGACAGCTGCCACTCTGGACTTCAACCACAACCGGTTGACAAAGCTGGAAGAGGGCAGCTTTGCTGGGCTGCCTCATCTCGATACTCTGCGGCTGGCCCACAACCGTTTGACAAGGATCTCCCCTGGAACCTTCAAGAATACAAGCCACCTGCGCCACCTAGACCTGTCCTCCAATCAGTTGCATATATTAGAGCACCACTACTTCCAGGAGCTAGTGTGCATAGAGGAGCTTCTGCTTTTCAATAATCGCATCACCCGAGTGGAGAGTAAAGCCCTGACCAGCCTGAGCAACCTGCGTAAGGCCTACCTCAGCCACAATCGTCTGACCGACTTcccttttttctccattcagGAGCACAGCCACCCTTTTCTAGGAACACTAGACCTCAGCTCTAACCGCATAACTAGGTTACCCCTGGAGGACATTGCAGCCTTGCCAGTATCAGTGCAGCGTGGACTTTTCCTGCACAACAACACTCTGATCTGCGAATGTTCCATGTACAGCATGTTTCGGCACTGGGAACAGAAAGACTTCATCTCGGCCAAGGAGTACAGGGAGGAGCACACCTGTCTGGTGTACGGGGAAAGACGTGCCTCAATACGGTTCTTCCAGCACACACGCTTCTTTGAAAACTGCACCCTGAATTTTCAGGGCACATCTGGGGACACGGAGAGCAGTCTACTAGCATACGTAGGGGATTCTGTGTTGCTGGAATGTCAGACTTCCTTGAAAGGACAACACCTGATCTATCAGTGGGTGTCCCCACACCAGGGATATATTGCTCCGCCAGGCAATAATGGTACGTTACGTATGCACCCTAACGGCAGCCTGGAAATCTTGGCTGCACAGGTGGAGGACACAGGAGTTTACTGGTGCATGG
This window encodes:
- the amigo3 gene encoding amphoterin-induced protein 3 — protein: MLCTQGVATLLILISLLLQLARANLPPGCLSASDILSCSSLGLEHIPVELPVTAATLDFNHNRLTKLEEGSFAGLPHLDTLRLAHNRLTRISPGTFKNTSHLRHLDLSSNQLHILEHHYFQELVCIEELLLFNNRITRVESKALTSLSNLRKAYLSHNRLTDFPFFSIQEHSHPFLGTLDLSSNRITRLPLEDIAALPVSVQRGLFLHNNTLICECSMYSMFRHWEQKDFISAKEYREEHTCLVYGERRASIRFFQHTRFFENCTLNFQGTSGDTESSLLAYVGDSVLLECQTSLKGQHLIYQWVSPHQGYIAPPGNNGTLRMHPNGSLEILAAQVEDTGVYWCMVQDRHQLRNETRELNVTVTLRRHEVEHFNTGFTTLLGCVVSLVLVLMYLYLTPCRCWCRKQPPPATPSPANECSAQSSILTPTPPATTEGPGRKVSNNKHVVFLEPIKEAQNGRPRAALASEHPKLQVLRSDADSVTSVFSDSPIVP